In Ancalomicrobiaceae bacterium S20, the following proteins share a genomic window:
- a CDS encoding HlyD family efflux transporter periplasmic adaptor subunit has translation MPISNIVARLIGRRPVKPAGMMDRFEVTGLHELSSSIEFRRDTASNLLVLFFVALAGFLMVALWVGTFAKQETMRGIVLGSKGSQRIVATLDGTITKVWIPQGGDVESGQRIVTITPQQTSTGATPLSQAEVQSLNEQRVNIKKQMADLQSVMSHDAKDLDELEANLGRISDNLRKQEAGLKTALASQEEIVRKLQNHLKVGYVTRDNVTAQERVKQDYTRQLLEVRLQMTQVVTTQIERRRTLQQNKTANANELSQLSRALAELDSRIERAKTAISVDVIVGIKGKIAAINVREGSEVKVGDTIAAIGDPDAPFTIGLQAPSKTMGLLTMGQRVVLKYDAFPYKTFGVKYGRIIAIGRQPLSLPKDEDANPGLDLALAKAGPRPPPQSKFLIEVEPEDRTISAYGEERPILIGSTLTADVVVEQRRLIDWVLDPIFAMRGRT, from the coding sequence ATGCCGATCTCTAACATCGTCGCGCGCCTGATCGGCCGCCGGCCGGTGAAGCCCGCCGGCATGATGGACCGGTTCGAGGTCACGGGGCTCCATGAGCTTTCGTCGTCGATCGAGTTCCGACGCGACACCGCCTCGAACCTTCTGGTGCTGTTCTTCGTCGCGCTCGCCGGCTTCCTGATGGTGGCGCTGTGGGTCGGCACCTTCGCCAAGCAGGAGACGATGCGCGGCATCGTGCTCGGCTCGAAGGGCAGCCAGCGCATCGTCGCGACGCTCGACGGCACCATCACCAAGGTCTGGATCCCGCAGGGCGGCGACGTCGAGAGCGGCCAGCGCATCGTCACGATCACGCCGCAGCAGACCTCGACCGGTGCGACGCCGCTGTCGCAGGCCGAGGTGCAGTCGCTCAACGAGCAGCGCGTCAACATCAAGAAGCAGATGGCCGACCTTCAGTCGGTCATGTCGCACGACGCCAAGGATCTCGACGAACTGGAGGCCAATCTCGGCCGCATCAGCGACAATCTCCGCAAGCAGGAGGCCGGGCTGAAGACCGCGCTCGCCTCGCAGGAGGAGATCGTCCGCAAGCTGCAGAACCATCTGAAGGTCGGCTACGTCACCCGCGACAACGTCACCGCGCAGGAGCGGGTGAAGCAGGACTACACCCGCCAGCTGCTCGAAGTGCGCTTGCAGATGACGCAGGTCGTCACCACCCAGATCGAGCGCCGCCGCACCCTGCAGCAGAACAAGACCGCTAACGCCAACGAGCTGTCGCAGCTCTCCCGCGCGCTCGCCGAGCTCGACAGCCGCATCGAGCGGGCTAAGACCGCGATTTCGGTCGACGTGATTGTCGGCATCAAGGGCAAGATCGCCGCGATCAACGTGCGCGAGGGCTCGGAGGTCAAGGTCGGCGACACGATCGCGGCGATCGGCGATCCCGACGCCCCGTTCACGATCGGCCTGCAGGCGCCGTCGAAGACCATGGGTCTGCTGACCATGGGCCAGCGCGTCGTGCTGAAGTACGACGCCTTTCCCTACAAGACCTTCGGCGTGAAATACGGCCGCATCATCGCGATCGGCCGCCAGCCGCTGAGCCTGCCCAAGGACGAGGACGCCAACCCCGGCCTCGATCTCGCGCTCGCCAAGGCCGGGCCGCGTCCGCCGCCGCAATCGAAGTTCCTGATCGAGGTGGAGCCGGAGGACCGGACCATCTCGGCCTATGGCGAGGAGCGCCCGATCCTGATCGGGTCGACCCTGACCGCCGACGTCGTGGTCGAGCAACGCCGTCTGATCGACTGGGTGCTCGATCCGATCTTCGCGATGAGGGGCCGCACATGA